Proteins from a genomic interval of Rosa chinensis cultivar Old Blush chromosome 2, RchiOBHm-V2, whole genome shotgun sequence:
- the LOC112188681 gene encoding microfibrillar-associated protein 1, giving the protein MSVTAGVSDTVIAIRDKLRGKIGQTKVKRYWPGKAPEWGDDADEDGDIRMSAAASLEKAFPTQDYSDVGRKDDPRLRRLAESRIDNREDVRADHRRIRQAEIVSTIEEEAKRQEGIDAEEEDPDALEERRRRIKERLRQREQEEAPLLPSEDEEEDKEEEEEEESEYSTDSEDEHGGMMMLKPVFVPKAERDTIAERERIEAEELALEEARKKKLEERKRETKQIVVEEIRKDEEIQKGMEQDANIADIDTDDELNEAEEYEAWKAREIARIKRDREEREAMLKEKEEIERVRNMTEEERREWERKNPKPAPRPKQKWRFMQKYYHKGAFFQSDADDHAATVGTDGIFTRDFSAPTGEDKMDKTILPKVMQVKHFGRSGRTKWTHLVNEDTTDWNNPWTYNDPLRAKYNAKMAGMNAPIEKPRGSKKLKDQKYY; this is encoded by the exons ATGTCGGTGACAGCAGGTGTTAGTGATACTGTGATTGCAATTAGGGATAAGCTGAGAGGTAAAATTGGACAAACTAAAGTTAAAAGGTATTGGCCCGGAAAAGCTCCCGAGTGGGGAGATGATGCGGATGAAGATGGCGATATTAGGATGTCCGCGGCTGCCTCCCTGGAGAAAGCCTTTCCCACTCAGGATTATTCGGATGTTGGAAGGAAAGATGATCCTAGGCTGCGTCGTTTGGCTGAGAGCAGGATAGATAATCGCGAGGATGTTAGGGCTGATCATAGGCGTATCCGGCAAGCTGAAATTGTTTCAACAATTGAAGAGGAAGCTAAGAGGCAGGAAGGGATAGATGCGGAAGAAGAGGATCCTGATGCTTTAGAGGAAAGGAGGAGAAGGATTAAGGAAAGGTTGCGTCAGAGGGAGCAAGAAGAAGCTCCACTCCTCCCCTCggaagatgaggaagaagataaggaagaggaggaggaagaggaatcAGAGTATTCAACTGACTCAGAAGATGAGCATGGTGGCATGATGATGCTGAAGCCAGTCTTTGTTCCGAAGGCTGAGAGAGATACAATTGCTGAACGTGAGCGAATTGAGGCAGAAGAGTTGGCCCTCGAGGAAGCAAGGAAGAAAAAATtggaggagaggaagagagagacaaAGCAGATTGTGGTTGAGGAAATTCGAAAGGATGAAGAGATTCAGAAGGGTATGGAACAGGACGCTAACATTGCTGATATTGATACTGATGATGAACTTAATGAGGCAGAGGAGTATGAAGCTTGGAAGGCAAGAGAGATTGCCAGGATCAAGAGGGATAGAGAGGAGAGGGAAGCTATGTTGaaggaaaaggaagagataGAAAGAGTAAGAAATATGACAGAGGAAGAGAGGAGGGAATGGGAGAGGAAGAATCCTAAACCTGCACCTCGACCAAAGCAAAAGTGGAGGTTCATGCAGAAATATTACCACAAAGGTGCTTTCTTCCAGTCAGATGCAGATGACCACGCTGCAACTGTTGGAACAGATGGAATTTTCACTCGTGATTTCTCTGCTCCAACTGGAGAAGATAAGATGGATAAAACTATTTTGCCGAAGGTCATGCAAGTCAAGCATTTTGGTCGTAGTGGAAGGACAAAATGGACCCATCTTGTCAATGAGGATACTACTGACTGGAACAATCC GTGGACCTACAATGATCCTCTTCGGGCAAAGTATAATGCTAAAATGGCTGGAATGAATGCACCTATAGAAAAACCCAGAGGAAGCAAGAAATTGAAGGATCAGAAGTATTATTGA